CAAGTTCCTAAAATGATTATGGACTCCCAAGATGCTAAAATGATCTGTATTCCCAGGAGCCCGTGGAGGAGCTTCCATTGGACGAAATAATTCTCTATCCAAATCGAAAGCACATATTAGTTCACCAGCTAACCAATGGAGGCGGCCACTGACATAGTGACCCCTATCATGTTCATTCAGATGGAAGGGGACATGTCCTAGATCTCTCCACATGCCGGTTCCAAGCGTATAAACCTCGCTCCCTAGGTCATATTCAGTTGAAGGAAATCTACCCTTATAAAAACGTACAATCTTGTACTGTTGGTTCGATTCAACAAGTCCAAAGCCATAATATCCCTTTAAATATGATACTCTGGTGTACTCGGAATCTTGAAGGCGTATGTACTCTTGTGTAATTGGATTGCATACATATGCTGAATCATCATAACTATCTTCTAAGCATATTAACCCATTAACTGATCCAATTAACCCCACATAGTCTCCCAAGGCAAGTCCCGGGGAAAATCTCATCATAGGCTCGTGATGAATATCATGTTGGTGATGTTGGTCATCTAGTTCAACCACTGCAAGGTCACCATCATTGTCATCATCTACGTCCTCGGCGTCTCCTTGATGAAGTAAAAGCATTTTAGATGATATAGAGAGATGCAGACGCGAAAAAAATGGTTCTGAAACTATATTACACCATCTTTTGCACACGCTTTTGCATGACACTATTGTCCTCACAGG
This genomic stretch from Apium graveolens cultivar Ventura unplaced genomic scaffold, ASM990537v1 ctg7720, whole genome shotgun sequence harbors:
- the LOC141704333 gene encoding F-box protein At3g07870-like translates to MDLPEELIAEIISRTPVRTIVSCKSVCKRWCNIVSEPFFSRLHLSISSKMLLLHQGDAEDVDDDNDGDLAVVELDDQHHQHDIHHEPMMRFSPGLALGDYVGLIGSVNGLICLEDSYDDSAYVCNPITQEYIRLQDSEYTRVSYLKGYYGFGLVESNQQYKIVRFYKGRFPSTEYDLGSEVYTLGTGMWRDLGHVPFHLNEHDRGHYVSGRLHWLAGELICAFDLDRELFRPMEAPPRAPGNTDHFSILGVHNHFRNLGVLKGCLCICDITLYSELSIWVKRDYGVEDSWSKKLIITPNPPLHEGINTDMVRLLKVLKDGNILMYCDQLQLFTYHPQHKTLRHHIFPEGEFLTFGAMTYVPGFISLERSFTLEGVKRWESPQVED